In Myotis daubentonii chromosome 11, mMyoDau2.1, whole genome shotgun sequence, the genomic window aatattttatgcaaTTGACACAGCCTCTACTAAATTACAGAGTATTAGGGAAAATGACTCTGCCTAGTGCCAATGTGAAAGGAGCTCTGAGAAAAAGAGCAGGTGGATTTCAACAGTTTgtccaataaaataataatagctggGGATGGGGGAACTCCTTTAAGCACCAGGCTAATGCTACAATTCCCATAGCCTGACAGAAATCTTTTAACAGGACTTGAGGGAAGCTGGGAATGACTGTTGCTAGTCCAGCCAGACTTCACAGCCTCCCCTGCCCCGCTTCCCTTCATCTTGTTCTGCAGCACCACACCAGGAAACGGAGTATTGGGAAGTGCATTGGTGGTCAaatcaggcttgattcccaggtaATTTATGTCCTTCATTCAGTTGGAGAAATATCAGTTAGTGACCCCAAAGTGGTACCTTGGTATTCTCAACAAATTCAATGACCTACTATGGCCCAGTAATTTCCTGCCAGGAATAGGCATAGGAACATCTGGTCCTATAAGAATTGAGGCCCACTGAGAGCATCCAAAGACTGAGAATATTTAGGCACCATTTTTCTGAATTGAGCAGCAGAGTTGATGAGTAGGGGCAATAGCTCTAGCGcctactgttttatttatttatttatttatttatttatttatttataaatatatttttattgatttcagagagaaagagagagagaaacatcaatgatgagaaagattcattgatcggctgcttcccgcataccccacactggggatcaagcccgcaacccgggtatgtgccctgactgggaatcgaaccatgacctcctggttcataggtcaacgttcaaccactgagccatgccagccaggcgcACCtactgtttttattgtttaatctCGTCTTCCTCTACACGCCCCCACTATCGTCATAGTGACCTCCAAATCCTCTGCTCTTCTCCTGTGTGGGAGGTGCAAACTCTCTGGGAGCCAATGGGTAACGCAGATAGGAGAAGGTGGCTCCTGTCAGAAGAGACCTCAGAGAGTGCTGGGCACTGTGGCAAATTGGAGAGCTCACGACAAGATCTCCCATCCCACATGCTCTTCTCATGATATGACATGGACATTTCTTCCACTGGGGATGATGGGTGGTGGTAGCATCTGAGTGGGGCTGTGACTACAGCAAAAGGCATGTTATCTGCTTTCTGAGGCTGGGCTATAAAAGATAACGCTGTGTTGACTTGCTCCTCTTGGAACCCAGCCACCATGCTGCCAGGAAGCCCAGGTAACCAGGCAAGGCTCCATGTAAGTATTCTGGCTGACAGCCAACAGCCAGTATCAACCACCAGGCCTGGGAGTGAGGAAACTTTGAGATGACTCCAGCCCCATCCCTGCCTGACTGCAACCACATGAGAGCCTCCAAGTAAGAACTGCCATCCTACCTGAGTCTACTCAgtccccagactgtgagagatgATAATATATCATAGTTTTAAGTCACCAAGTTTTAGCTTTACTTGTGATGCAACAATAGGTAACTGGAACATCCAACAGATCTTGTTCATTTCTAAGACTACACTCTTGCTTACGACATTTTACGCCTGCAACTCTGCCACCCCTCTTCCCGCATCTTCATGTATTGAAAACCTTCCTGTTGATCAAGGACCAGCTCAATGAAACCTTTCCTAACTATCACATTTAACAGTGCTCTGTTTTCTCTGTACTCTGGATACTTCGCATATTTTCACCATGATTAATAAGTCATTTGGGGAGGACTCCCTTCCCCCGTCAGtcattttataaaagtattttaatatagtttaaaaagcaGTACATGCTTTTGTCAAAACTACAAACAATACAGAAGTCTATACTTCAGAAAGTGCCTCCAAATCTGTCTTGCTCTCACTCCAATTTACCCCCACAGTATTCCTCACAACCTCTTCTACGCACACATTTGCACGTGCGAACACACACACTTTTCACATAAACAGGATTCCATCACAATACTGTCttgtaaaatgctttttataGTCAAAGGTGTATTGTAGGCATCTTTCTTTCAGTTAATACCCATTGACCTCATACTTTTTAATAGCTGTATAGTATTTCCTATTTAACCAATATCCTATTTATTGAATTTAGGTTTCCCCCCCAAGTTTTCCTTATTGAAAACAAGACTGTATTGCCATTGGATACATTCCTAGGAGAAGAACTGcagcagttttaaaaaaaatgcacctTTAAATTTTTGGTATAAATTCTGAAAATCCTCTTCAGAAAGAGGTAATGATATCCCCATCAACAGCAAAGGAGAATACTGTGACATTCTCTGACACTGAATATTGTCAAGCCTCTAAATCTTTGACAACTTCTCAGGTGAGGAATGAAAGCTCCTGATTTTTAACTTACAGTTTTGTTATTAGTGAGGTTGAGAAGCATTTCACATTTTATGAGTCCCTGTATTTCTTCCACCATAAATTTTATCTGCTatgtgctttgcccatttttctatggagtttttaagttttaattgttttgtttgtttgttttttaaaataggagcTTTTTAATATTgtctatatacagtatataaaagcctaatatgcaaatagtccaCACGGGAGTTTGACTGAGAGactgattgctcactatgatgtgtgctgaccaccagggggcggtgaggaatgaaggaaggccttggctggtagccggcagccagcagccagcagccggggaagggaggccctgaccggcagccaggaggccccaagcggccctgatcgctggccaggcctagggatcctaccagtGCACTAATCCtacctgggcctctagtggataatAAATGTTTTAGTCTGCTCAGGTTGCTATATTAAATGCCATAGACTGGGTGACatataaaaaacatcaatgtatttctcacagttctggaggctacaagTCCAAGATCGGGGTGCCAGCATGCTTGAGTTCTGGTAAGGCCCCTTCTGGGTCGCAGACTGCTgacttcttgctgtgtcctcacatggtgaaaGGGACAAGGGTTCTTTCTGGATCTCATTTTATAAGGCACTAATCCCATGCATGAGGTCTCCACCCTCATAACTCAAGCACTTCCCAAAGAGCCACCTGCTAACACTCCCATTTTGGGGGGTTAGAATTTCAATATAGTAAACCCTTGATTTTAGGAACCTCAATTTAATGGACTTTGGGTTTAACAGGCAAAATTTCAGGCCTATATGTCATATGTGAGAAtcaacaccctgttaatttttaaatgcttataattaaactagtggcccagtgcacagattcatgcacattgaaagaaacttaattagaagaaagattcgtgtggtaattacgttactgcaaaatattacatgtcaaaatcctatataataaaaggctaatatgcaaattgaccgaatggcagaatgaccagtcgctatgatgtgcactgaccaccagggggcaggtgcttaatgtaggagctgccccctggtggtcagtgtgctcacatggtgtgagggagggtgggtgctgctcagccacaagctgggctgacggctggcaagcgcagtggcagtggtggaagctgtcagtcggacatcccccgagggctcctggacctctaaagggcacaggccgggctgatggacccctccccaccctgagtgcacgaatgtcatgcaccgggcctctagtagtatatataatatagtattataaaattaaaacacatgtgcaattggcaccagtgagagctttatatgtatcatgcatgtgcgagtcaaagtttattttcaaattgccagtgcgcatcatatgtactggctggtTGGTTGGACGATCAATGAATAAATCGCGATGTGGTTCACGTTgaatattaacaaaaacaaccaaattcacaatcgacaatgacagatcgaaacacatgtgtgcaattggcaccagtgagagctttatatgttttgcgcatgcatgagtcaacatttatcttgaaattgccagtgcacatcacatATCCCGGCCGGTCGGCCAGTCAGCCATACGtacggttggtcacttagccttttatacatatagattaacAGGttagtttttgttattaattcactgttattttaaacaaattttaatgaGTAGGTCATTATATTGAAAAAtacactgtagtaatttcactGACATAAATAAATAGTATACAGTATATccacaactatagtctacatatttaaatccaagagtcactgcTCCTAAACAATGTTCTGTGAATAATCACACCACATCACAGGCGGTAGGTAATCGGTTCTGCATGGTGTGACATTCTGTAGCagtcttttaaaatacatgtatgtttttattgatttcagagagaggaagggagagagagcgatagacacattaacgatgagagaatcatcgattggctgcctcctgcattccccctactggggattgagcctgcaacctgggtatgtgccctgactggcaatcaaaccacaatttcctggttcatgggtccacactcaaccactgagacacaccggccaggctctgtAGCAGTTTTAACATCTGCTGTCCATGTTCTGATGTGGGCTAAGCCATAGCCCagctgtgtgcatttgtttacctTCAATGACTGGTGAATGCACATATTTAcgagacctattcagtataaacttaaaattacagtaatacatatagaaaacttttccgtgaaattaaacttttcatacataattaattttaattacacaaatgtgcctacataagtaaaaataggtagactaatttgtcaattttttaacatatgcacTAGGAAAACCTACTTCATTATATAACAGGCTTTCATCTTTAACAGACATGTGAATTAGCCCattatatcgaggttttactgtatatgaattttggggaacaCAAACATTGAGTCTATAGCAGCAAGCCTTTTCTATATTGCTTTGCAAGTATTATTTATCTGTTTGTCCGTTGTATTTATTTATGGCACCTTTTGCATCTAGAATTTAAAAAGGTTTGTGTAGTTAATCCTATCTGTTTTTCGCTAAGCCATTAGGcacaaggttgttttttttttaataaagccttCTATATATTTccaatattatataaataaagatatattattcCAGATGTTTTACAGGAAAAGCCAAACATTGAAAAAAGCAATCATTAAATAGCTCAGATAACCCTTTTTTGAGACATTCTTATGTACTAACAAATCTAAATTCTTAGGAACTCATTgataaaaaattcatttatttcttggaGAAATAATTATGACACATTCCTGTATACCAAGCTTTTTCCTAGGCTTTTGGTATACAGTGGGACTTGTTGAATGGAAGTAAGAATATAAGGGTTAACAGGCAAAACACCTCATGTagcatttttataaacaaaatgaatcaaTCTCTGTGGCTTTCCCCTGAGCTTATATAGTTTGTGGACTCATTCCTCTCATTACATTTAATCTTTGCTCTAATTCTTGAATTAAATGTCTTTCCACTTCACTAAAATATAAATGACTTATGGTCAAGGAATGTTTCTCATTTCCCTTTGAATTCCAGGTACCCAGCTAGGTATTTGGCCCACTGTAACAGCTCAAGAACTATATTGTTAAATACACAGATTTCCCTACTTTATAAATTGTCTCTTctcaaataaatattcataatcctgcctccctccctccttctttgcCCCACCACCCCAAATAAAAACCAACACtagttttatgttaaaaaaaaaaaaccctcaaatccCCAAAGACTGATGTTTGCATATGTGATACTTAATCAAACACACTTAGTTCATAagaaagattcaattaaaaatattgaataactACAGATAAAAAATGTTGTTCAGAAAAGTAATAGGGGAATGCTATATCTCTGTAAACACAAAATCACTGCAAGCATTTTTGGAGAACTTACAAATTTTCTGATCTTGTAACGAAAATCTAAGTGAAACCATAAGAAAAGCCGGAGTTATTCATTAACACTGGAGAAACATCAACTTACAAGTATGGGCAGAAACCAAGTTGCAGAGCTAAGGATTTATGATTCTCACCTGAGTCTTGCTGGGAACAATGTTGTCTTGATCTGCTCTGAGTATATGCCCGAGTTCAGGGCAGCTCTTTTCAGGGGTTTCTAACTTCAGGGCTTAACTGGGAGGCTGAGATATATTTCCATCCTCTGGAACAGagacctgctcctgcctctctgGAAATGAATGAACAGTTACAGCCCGTGGTTACAATTAGTTTTCGCTTTTGGAGCATTTCCCAGGGGTGATATGTGAATGCCTCAAGGAGGAAGTTGTGAGGCAGATCAGGAAGCTGGGGCTCTGCAGAAGCAAATGTGCTCTTGTGCGATGCGGCTGTGACACAGTATGTGCTAAAATGTAAATAACACAGCAAAAGCATcaaatgtccccctcccccttttaaaTCAGAGGTCTATTCTGAGCAGTTATAGACATACACACATGTAGATGCATTTATATTTCTGTTAGGCAAAAACCTGAAATCACGTGAACAATGAGTCAGGCTTTATTACTGTTGTCGGAAAGACTGTTAGCACagtgctcccccccacccccccacccccccaaccccccacccccccacccccccaccccccccacccccgccccgtgAGTGACCAGCACCAAGTCCTCCATCAGAAGCTGGAAATCCTGGAATTCACATGGCCAATTATGCAATACTAGACCACTGGGAAGCATTTCTGGCTGGCTCAGCTGGTGATCTGCTTTTACCCTGCAGCACCACAATTGATAGACCTTGTAATTTTATCCTGGTTAGTGCAGATGCTGTTCTTagctaagtttttatttttaaaaactctttttctcaaaaacaacaacaaagacctagccctagccattttttcccaatggttagagcatcagcttgggGAATTGTCTCGGGTTGGATTCCGGTTAGGGGcatggattgtgggctcaatccaggGCCCCTAGTTGGAGcacgtgtggaaggcaaccaattgatgtgtgtctcttacattgatgtttttctctctctgtctctccctctcccttccactgtgtctaaaaatcaatggagaaagtatcctagggtgaggattaacaccaccaccaacaaaaaaaacCGTACCCCGTTCCCAAGTGACTTGTCTTCGCGACACCTCTTGGTGGTGAGATCAGTaccctgatcactggctagggggggaaaaaatctttcGAGATTTCAGAATTCTCAGTAGTTTAACTTCACtgaatgctgtgtgtgtgcttgtttatgagaatgaatgaacagaaaCAGTATTTTGGCCCCCTCTAAATCACTCCTTTTATGAGGCTTCTTTGGGTGTGAGGGGGATGGGAAAGAGACTTGTTCTTAGAAGGCACAGAATACAAATTCAGGAGTGTAGTTTCTCTCATGCTAATGATGAGGCATAATTTTCAAGCATCAcattcatatgtatatatgggGCATACATACACAATTAGTACATTTACAAAGTACCTCACAGAACCTTAGAACTTGGTAGTTCCATTAACCCTTAAAGGGAAAGTTGGAGTTCAGCTCAGTTAAGCGCAATGGAATGTGCTCCCTTTCCATTAGATTCACATAGCATCCAGGTCTTGGAAAGAGGCCTCCAAAGAAgtgaaatactttttcttttttcctgaagaACTGTagcagtctgttccatatttatCTATTTCTGCagttttaattacaaaataagcACTAGCTACTACAAGGAATAACTACACTAGCCAAAAAGATTTGTATAATCTGAGAGAAATGCTCCCATATTGACTACACTAAGAAAACAACTCCTCTTGCCTTGATTATAAAGAAGGAAGACAGATGGCTTCTTGTTTAAGGCTGTAATTTTACTTTCAACCTCCTCCCTCCGTTAAAAACAGAATGTACTTTGAGGCTTTAAGGGGAAAAATCTCAagggaaggttgtttttttttattccggCTACACTGAATAATTCAACACACATTTGAGATTGCTGAGGGAGAGACAAAAGAGAAGACGCTTTCCCTTGTTCTCAGGGAGTTTGCAATCTAATTGTGAAGAATTGGGGCTGGAgccattaaagttttattttttcacttctaCTTAATGACTGTTACTGGTAGCACTTAGAATTCACCACCCCAGCAGTACGATGGGCATTCTGATAAAATTCAAAGAGAACGTAGGAAGAATGCAGAGGAAGAACTAATCACCTCGAGCAGGACTTGTTGAGTGCTTACTGATGTTATCTAATCTGGACAGCCTTTGGAGGTCATCCCTCTTATTCCTGTGTCACAGAGGAGGGTTTGGAAGTGATTCTTCCAGTCACAGACCGAGGACATGATACTGCAGCACATCCACTAGGATTTCTCCTGTGGCCTTTTCTTTGGCTCTCCCCAGGTTCCCATCTTCATTGCTTGGATTCCCTTTCCAAAGCCCATTAGAGTCAATTTAGTGCTGTGCTATTCCTCCCCCTTAGACTCTGGGTAATCCCTAAAACTTGCTGTCTCTTATTTGGTCAGGCCGTCTAGAGTCTCATGGCTTTGCATCTTTGcaaataaactttttttcttttcttttttaactgatTCTGTCTTTGGGACATTCTTTGACAGGATGAAACATGTAAAAGGCTTGTAACAGTCAGTGCCTGGTACCGGTGATCCTCTTCATATTAACCATGATCTTTAGTTTTATTCCCGCCACCTAGTAACTGTTCTCATCTCACACTATTTCCCAAGGACTCTGTGGGGCTGCTCATTTTCTGAAGGCAGTGACCACGCCTACTCTAATTCTCGCCTCGCCACAGTCACCACAGGTCCCTGTCAGCCAGCAGAAACGTGCCTCTTTTGTTCACCTCTTCACTCCCAGTGCCTACAAGTTACTGGGACTTAGTATGTCctcagtaaaattttaaaatatgaatgaatgattgcTTGATTACTGTGGACTACCCTCCACAGAGCCAATACGGCCCTGGGTAACTTTTTTGGGTGCCTTTCATTACGCTTTTGTTTCAAGGCTCAGTTTCCACATCGGCAAAATGGGGCCGGTGGCAACAGATGCTTGCTCCTCCTCGTCTTCCATCACTTACCCCTTCTGCAGGGAAGGTTTATTGTGTTCGCTTTCCTCTGGTTAACAAGCGGCCGTCGAGGACTTCGAGTTGCGCTCCCAGCGGGGACAGCGAGCAACTCCGCGTGCCTGGCCCGCGTCTCCCGGGCCCGGAAGCAACCCGGCCCCATTTCTGCCGCGAGCCTTCCCAGCCCTCGGGCGCCCTCTCGCCCGGAGCCGACGCTCTGCCTCGGTGCCACCGCTAAATGGGCTCGACACCGCGCAGGCTCCGACGAGCGCCAAAGGGCCCGGCCTTGTTTTGGCCGCCGCCGCTCGGCCGCCCGCGCGGCGctgcactgggggcggggagtCTGATGGGAGACGCGCGCGGCGCTGAGGAGGCagcggcccgggagagggagcgggagagggaCTGggcgcgggaggcgggaggcgggggacagggggaggcgccgccgccgccgccgcccgccccttTCCGCTGGGGAGCAGCTGCCGCAGCAGGAGCGGAGCAGGAGCcgcgcagccgccgccgccgtggGATGTGGCCGGCGCCCGCGCCCAGCCCCGCTGCCTCCTGAGTCCCCGCCGCCGtccgagccgccgccgccgccgagccGTGCGGGGCCAGGCCGCGCCCTCCCTGGGCGCCCGCCGGCTCGCATGCCGAGGGGCTCCGGGGCGTAGCTGCGCGCCCGGCGCCGCCTCCGGGCTCCCCCGGCCCCGCCATGGGCTGCTGCAACTCCGCCTCCTCCGCCGCGCAGGTGAGGGCTCCCGCCTCCCGGCCGCCCGCCCGGATGCCTCCCCGCGCCCACCGCGGGCGCCCGCCGCCCGCTTTCTTCCCCGCAGCCCGCTTTCCTCCCCGCAGCCCGCGTTCTTACCCGCAGCCCTTCCCGCAGCCCACCTGCGCTCcagagcccccgcccccgcctctccGCCCGCCTGTCCCGCAGATGCCCCCGCGCTGTCTCCGCAGCTGCCTCCCCGCGGGCGCCTCTGCGCGGCCCCTGGGCGCCCGCAGCTCTTCGCCTTCCCTTCCCGACTCGGCCTCACCTCCCAGTCACACCTGAGCGGCCCGTCCCGCCCGCCCGCAGGTAGAAGCCACACGGGCGCCTCCTCTCCGCCCCAGGTGGCATCCCCTTCCCTAGCATCTGGGCCTGGCCCCTCTGCTCCCAGCTTGGCGGAGCCTCCCCCCTTCCTATTCACCCACTATTTTCTGTGCTTCCAGGAGGAGTGCCCCCAGCATGGACTCCTCACCCCTCTTCCCCTCGTCCAGCTTCTGCTACATTAGAGGTCCCCTTTCTCCCGCCTGCCGCCCCCCGATCGGGTTCGGGTGTTTAAACGGGTCCCGCAGCCCTTCCAGGGCCCGCTGCCCACGTCCCACCCGCTCgcttcccaccccatcccccctcTGTGCCTTGACCCCGGGCTCCGCGGCCTCCCTGCACGCGGAGGCCCCCGCAGCCCGGGACTGGGCCGGGAAGGGGCTTGGGCACCTAGGGGTGACGGGAGCGCTACGGAAACTCCCTCTTTGTTGCCAGTGTAACAGGAGGAAGAGGTGCCGAATTTAGTTTTTCTGTGGGCACTGGCTGACTGTTGTCGCCGAGGGCTGAGATGCAGAGATTTCTCCTcgctccttccctgcccccatcCAAATTTCGCgaacctccctctcccttgcggATCCCAGCCCTTAACCTGGGGATGGAAATGTTTAGACAACTGTGCGAGGATCAAATGTAATAGGACTTGACTGCTGGCCACTAATAACTGAGAGGACCTGTTTGTAAATTGCCCAATTGAGTGGATTAGTGAGTGTATTTACAAATACGATAAAAAGCAATCAGGAATGCTGCATCAAACTGTCTGGTGGTGCTGTATGAAAAATAGGCTCTGACAACGCCTGGGATGTAATCACACCGTTTCATTAGCGCAGAATTCAACGGTGGGCTTTgatttgtttttgggtttttttgtgtgttttttgggggggggcggggaggcaagggcttttgtttttagaaataaagGCTGATGGGTTCTTGGTGAAGAAAAATTCTAGTTTGGAAGAAAAAATTCCTCCAGAGATCTAGCATGTGTGATAATGCCAGAAGTGTTTTGCTGCTGCTAAATGACTATATATAACTCAGTTTTAAATAACCTGCGATCTGTTAGAGAGAAAATGACTAGAATTGCAGATGAATGGAGGACATTTATGTTTTATCAAGTACCCATTCTATTTgtccagttgtttttttttttttttttttagtgtttgcttacccatgtgttgttgtttttcataggCTGACTGGCTTAGTTAAACCTTCCTATTTAGTTAGAATAGCAAAGAAAGACTATTATGTGGTGCTATGAAGGAGAGGTCAGGAGACCGGAGTTTTCTTACTAACAAATGACGGTGTAGAACTACACAATAGCTTTCAACTGGTTGGGGATATTTGGGTGGAGGAGGGAATCAAGTTGGGTATTTTCATCTCATATTTACTTAAATGTTATTTTCACCAAAGAGAGCTATCTTTTATACTGCCTTTCTTTAAAGAACCGGGTAACTTCACATCCTCTTTTGATGGTGAAATACCTGTAAGGCAGGAAAGTATTGGTAATTTACAGATGGCTTGTTCAGTGACTGAACAATTAATTTTGGGAGGGATGCTGCACCAAAACTCTGCTCTGATAACAGGTAGTGAGTGAGTCTTGGCATTTGTCTGGCTGCCTATTATACTTTTCAGGACGCTGTCACATACATCCTCTTTGCCTTTTTCTCCACTTGGAGCCACTGTTTCCTTCATGCCATGTTCTACAGACAGGATGCATGTCACGCACCCCAAGGggtgcattttttttcctgtgaattcCTATTACCAATCAGCAGCTGTCACATGCCTTGAAGTTCAGCTTTAGGGACTTGTAGTGTTCAGTGGAGCATTGAGAAGCAGGTTTTGTGCCAAAGAGCTCATcattccctccccccgccccccttactTGAGATTTTTGGCATCattcttcatttgtgaaatgttACCAGTCTGCTGACATTTTAATGCTCCTTTCAGGAGCATCACCAGCTTTAGAATGATACTGTATCTAGGTATGTTATGTTGAAACAAAATAGGGATACAAGAGGCAGTCTTCTCCCGTTGAGAACCTGCACACTACCTCGAACCTCTCTTAGAAGCAGAATATGTTCTTGCATCCCTTCTGCTGGATTGTAAACTCCTTGAGTATAGGAACTACTTTTGTTTTCCCCATTCTCGTATCCACCGCAGCGCCCTCCATACCTTGTACAGTTGTTCAGCAGCAGTCAATGAACAGAATTAGGTACACAGATTTGAACATCTGGCTGCCAAGTAACACTGACTGTGAATCCAGCCCTGATCCAAGTGTTTGACTTTCATGGGCTGGTTGGCTAATTCCACCAAGCATCCTCTTCTAGGAACTGTTTGAATTAAGATTCACTCACTTGCCTTCCTCACATTCCTTCCTATTTTGTCTATGATCCTGTTAGTTTGCAAAGTTGAGTaggtttttccttttctcctgggAGCTTTGCTCAATGCTTATGTTTCCTTTGGAACAGGGGCTATAACATCTTAAAAGAGCTTGTCTGCAAACTCTAATGATAACCTGCAAGGCACATCAAAACACTGTGCTTTGAGGTAATCTGCATTTCAACTGAGCTTTTCTCAGTGGCACTGTCAGCGATGTTAAAACCCTGGCAGGTTTTATCAATGTAAATAtcgtgtgttttctttttctagaagagattcactttttattttcccctgCTTTGTTGTAGAGTCTCATAAGAGAATTTATGGTCTTCCAAACTGTTTCATCTCTTATAGTCTGTCCTggtattattttcataatttgccACCAAAATAATTATCCTGTTTTAGGATTTAGTTCAAAGGAAAGTGTCATATTCTGTATTGTATTTTATTGCTGAAGGAACAGGTTATTGGCAAAATAATTTTACTGTATTGGGTGTGTACATCTAAGAATCTTAAGCGTGCCTAATGAGTCAGGGCTCTTATAGGATTCTTAATTAtgtttcgtgtttttttttttagtagccaCTACAAGTTGTTTGCTAATGTTAATACTTGCTCAAAACAAGCCAACACATGATAGTCTTTGCCTAAAAATCTCTTTGAAGAGAACATAAAAGTGAGATAGTgttcttgaggtgtttttttttttcagcactaATCCTCCCTAAGACTCTTAAAATTTATTCCCAACTCTCCATAATTCGTTTGTTCT contains:
- the LOC132212232 gene encoding protein FAM117B-like produces the protein MRAGGRPGRARPGPARLGGGGGSDGGGDSGGSGAGRGRRPHPTAAAAARLLLRSCCGSCSPAERGGRRRRRRLPLSPASRLPRPVPLPLPLPGRCLLSAARVSHQTPRPQCSAARAAERRRPKQGRALWRSSEPARCRAHLAVAPRQSVGSGREGARGLGRLAAEMGPGCFRARETRARHAELLAVPAGSATRSPRRPLVNQRKANTINLPCRRERQEQVSVPEDGNISQPPS